Proteins encoded within one genomic window of Bombus terrestris chromosome 11, iyBomTerr1.2, whole genome shotgun sequence:
- the LOC100647430 gene encoding neurofilament heavy polypeptide isoform X2, whose amino-acid sequence MQLLDLPVTGVNYRFFYNYNLDKMDYRQKMIIPPQQNPKNDDEDDEDLEALRLAALQSLRTKDTVHNKKQPPPQKTISDVIQTSHTSYKGQRPIRRRYFHNQMQQRQNGNLYYQSPRNPNLIAIIPVDERSVLQQTDLACSVEKIVPSIESYSTDNGSGSDEEDNKEQKNTVTKSETVKKDGADNKISTMVENQTETVENLKKAEEDQGGVNDDDDDIIIMADLEEEDSLERLMDEMEREMNVDKPSERKEKKSNRKENRESMKKDEINRNISQKNRTEDSNIRKESYSPAPATIIIKSERRSISPHTVNRISQKRRSLSPRSRSRKKSPRRSPRRSPSRQSKKSQREITRYRSPRKSPVRYSPRSRSPKLSSRSRSPRLSPRRSPNKSPMRSPIKRCLSPRGRSPKLSPHSRSPRPIRSPKISITKSPKLARSRSPKFSPLRLSPQSRSPLRSRSPKISPRRISPSRRLSPKSKSPGLSPRRGSSRLMSPKISPRRMSPRSRSPRLSPRRSPWSSPRNSPRLSPRRKRSPRWSPKELSRKHGPRSITPDGTCSPSYAKESSPIIKSRISPEINRVKTKHKEESFEDTTMIEKETADIINDPVLEARRRKFESTKPIDPINANKKIKLNKKENTSKKVELLEEGDIQTGNVRKVNKITEDYDIQETDLCLDTHYEFEEFEQSIENASPIAITSSVNSCLDLETQNPEKERSSKKKKKRDKELYQVGKLKNELPLSERIGKDKKCKKRKDVISDGSSEDMDAIFEDLVVDKESDLRTELSRRRAERLNRTVPIQSARLVQSAFKGVVNEVVKSNAKVNQRHLVKADEKTNQKEVRRVTVLHRSITDIHDSEEESTLDSKVPVRFRLGLNKQVQDTRESKVSRKTSKRQGRKVKHKIDLAATNTEHIL is encoded by the exons aTGCAATTGCTGGACCTTCCTGTTACTGGTGTCAACTACAGATTTTTCTACAATTACAACTTGGATAAAATGGATTATCGTCAAAAG ATGATTATACCTCCCCAACAAAATCCAAAGAATGATGATGAGGATGACGAAGATTTGGAAGCTTTAAGACTTGCAGCTCTTCAATCATTAAGGACTAAAGACACTGTACATAATAAAAAGCAGCCCCCACCACAGAAAACTATTTCAGATGTAATACAAACATCTCACACATCATATAAAGGTCAACGACCTATACGAAGAAGATATTTTCATAATCAAATGCAACAGCGACAGAATGGC AATCTATATTATCAAAGTCCACGTAATCCAAATTTGATAGCAATAATTCCTGTAGATGAACGTTCTGTGCTGCAACAAACTGATTTAGCTTGTTCAGTAGAAAAGATTGTTCCCAGTATTGAGTCTTATTCTACAG ATAATGGAAGTGGTTCTGACGAAGAAGAtaataaagaacaaaaaaaTACAGTTACAAAATCAGAAACTGTTAAGAAAGATGGCGCAGATAATAAAATATCCACAATGGTTGAAAATCAGACAGAAACTGTGGAAAACTTAAAAAAGGCTGAGGAAGATCAAGGTGGAGtcaatgatgatgatgatgatatcATTATAATGGCTGATCTTGAAGAGGAAGATAGCTTAGAGCGCTTAATGGATGAAATGGAAAGAGAAATGAATGTTGATAAACCGtccgaaaggaaagaaaagaaaagtaacagaaaagaaaacagagaatcTATGAAAAAGGATGAGATAAATAGGAATATAAGCCAGAAAAACAGAACAGAAGATAGCAATATTCGAAAAGAAAGTTATAGTCCAGCACCAGCAACAATCATCATAAAAAGTGAAAGACGATCTATATCTCCACATACAGTTAATCGAATTTCACAAAAACGTAGATCATTATCACCAAGATCGCGATCAAGGAAGAAATCACCTAGAAGATCTCCTAGAAGATCACCTAGTAGGCAGTCAAAAAAATCTCAGCGAGAAATAACTAGGTATAGATCGCCTCGAAAGTCTCCAGTACGTTATTCTCCGCGATCACGATCACCTAAGCTTTCATCACGATCAAGATCACCACGATTATCACCACGTAGATCTCCAAATAAGTCTCCAATGAGATCACCTATTAAGAGATGTCTGTCTCCAAGAGGAAGATCTCCGAAACTTTCGCCGCATTCCAGATCTCCTAGACCAATACGTTCACCTAAAATATCCATAACTAAGTCTCCGAAGTTGGCACGATCACGTTCTCCAAAATTTTCGCCATTGAGATTATCTCCTCAATCTAGGTCACCACTAAGATCAAGATCACCTAAAATATCTCCAAGACGAATATCACCCTCGCGTAGATTATCACCTAAATCAAAATCTCCTGGGTTATCCCCTCGAAGAGGATCGTCACGTTTAATGTCACCAAAAATATCACCACGAAGAATGTCACCGCGATCGAGGTCACCAAGATTATCACCACGTAGATCACCATGGTCATCACCTAGAAATTCACCTCGTCTATCTCCTAGACGAAAAAGATCTCCAAGATGGTCGCCTAAAGAACTATCTCGAAAACATGGACCACGATCTATTACTCCAGATGGAACATGTAGTCCATCATATGCCAAGGAATCATCCCCGATAATTAAAAGTAGGATATCTCCAGAAATAAATCGTGTAAAAACAAAACATAAAGAAGAAAGTTTTGAAGATACTACTATGATAGAGAAAGAAACTGCTGACATAATTAATGATCCTGTATTAGAAGCCAGACGAAGAAAATTTGAATCTACAAAGCCCATAGATCCAAttaatgcaaataaaaaaattaaattaaataaaaaagaaaatacaagtaAGAAGGTAGAATTGctagaagaaggagatattcaGACAGGAAATGTAAGAAAAGTTAACAAAATCACAGAGGATTATGATATTCAAGAAACAGATTTATGTTTAGATACTCATTATGAGTTTGAGGAGTTTGAACAAAGTATAGAAAATGCTTCTCCTATTGCTATTACGAGTTCTGTTAATTCATGTTTGGATTTAGAAACTCAAaatccagaaaaagaaagatcctcaaaaaagaagaagaaacgcgaCAAGGAATTGTATCAAgtgggaaaattaaaaaatgaacttCCACTTTCTGAACgtattggaaaagataagaagtGTAAGAAGCGTAAAGATGTTATTTCCGATGGATCAAGTGAGGATATGGATGCCATTTTTGAAGATCTAGTAGTTGATAAAGAAAGTGATTTACGAACGGAATTAAGTAGAAGACGAGCAGAAAGATTAAATAGGACAGTGCCAATTCAATCTGCGAGATTAGTACAGTCTGCTTTTAAGGGAGTTGTTAATGA AGTTGTCAAAAGTAATGCAAAAGTGAATCAAAGACATTTAGTTAAAGCGGATGAAAAAA cTAATCAAAAAGAAGTTCGACGGGTTACGGTTCTTCATAGGTCAATAACTGACATACACGATTCTGAAG AGGAAAGTACTCTAGATTCAAAGGTGCCTGTGCGTTTTAGACTTGGTCTCAATAAACAAGTACAAGATACCAGGGAGTCAAAAGTTTCACGAAAGACATCTAAAAGACAGGGTCGCAAGGTAAAACATAAAATTGATTTGGCCGCAACAAATACAGAACATATTttatag
- the LOC100647430 gene encoding neurofilament heavy polypeptide isoform X1 — MQLLDLPVTGVNYRFFYNYNLDKMDYRQKMIIPPQQNPKNDDEDDEDLEALRLAALQSLRTKDTVHNKKQPPPQKTISDVIQTSHTSYKGQRPIRRRYFHNQMQQRQNGNLYYQSPRNPNLIAIIPVDERSVLQQTDLACSVEKIVPSIESYSTEVTKFHRFKDNGSGSDEEDNKEQKNTVTKSETVKKDGADNKISTMVENQTETVENLKKAEEDQGGVNDDDDDIIIMADLEEEDSLERLMDEMEREMNVDKPSERKEKKSNRKENRESMKKDEINRNISQKNRTEDSNIRKESYSPAPATIIIKSERRSISPHTVNRISQKRRSLSPRSRSRKKSPRRSPRRSPSRQSKKSQREITRYRSPRKSPVRYSPRSRSPKLSSRSRSPRLSPRRSPNKSPMRSPIKRCLSPRGRSPKLSPHSRSPRPIRSPKISITKSPKLARSRSPKFSPLRLSPQSRSPLRSRSPKISPRRISPSRRLSPKSKSPGLSPRRGSSRLMSPKISPRRMSPRSRSPRLSPRRSPWSSPRNSPRLSPRRKRSPRWSPKELSRKHGPRSITPDGTCSPSYAKESSPIIKSRISPEINRVKTKHKEESFEDTTMIEKETADIINDPVLEARRRKFESTKPIDPINANKKIKLNKKENTSKKVELLEEGDIQTGNVRKVNKITEDYDIQETDLCLDTHYEFEEFEQSIENASPIAITSSVNSCLDLETQNPEKERSSKKKKKRDKELYQVGKLKNELPLSERIGKDKKCKKRKDVISDGSSEDMDAIFEDLVVDKESDLRTELSRRRAERLNRTVPIQSARLVQSAFKGVVNEVVKSNAKVNQRHLVKADEKTNQKEVRRVTVLHRSITDIHDSEEESTLDSKVPVRFRLGLNKQVQDTRESKVSRKTSKRQGRKVKHKIDLAATNTEHIL; from the exons aTGCAATTGCTGGACCTTCCTGTTACTGGTGTCAACTACAGATTTTTCTACAATTACAACTTGGATAAAATGGATTATCGTCAAAAG ATGATTATACCTCCCCAACAAAATCCAAAGAATGATGATGAGGATGACGAAGATTTGGAAGCTTTAAGACTTGCAGCTCTTCAATCATTAAGGACTAAAGACACTGTACATAATAAAAAGCAGCCCCCACCACAGAAAACTATTTCAGATGTAATACAAACATCTCACACATCATATAAAGGTCAACGACCTATACGAAGAAGATATTTTCATAATCAAATGCAACAGCGACAGAATGGC AATCTATATTATCAAAGTCCACGTAATCCAAATTTGATAGCAATAATTCCTGTAGATGAACGTTCTGTGCTGCAACAAACTGATTTAGCTTGTTCAGTAGAAAAGATTGTTCCCAGTATTGAGTCTTATTCTACAG aagtaACAAAATTTCATCGTTTCAAAGATAATGGAAGTGGTTCTGACGAAGAAGAtaataaagaacaaaaaaaTACAGTTACAAAATCAGAAACTGTTAAGAAAGATGGCGCAGATAATAAAATATCCACAATGGTTGAAAATCAGACAGAAACTGTGGAAAACTTAAAAAAGGCTGAGGAAGATCAAGGTGGAGtcaatgatgatgatgatgatatcATTATAATGGCTGATCTTGAAGAGGAAGATAGCTTAGAGCGCTTAATGGATGAAATGGAAAGAGAAATGAATGTTGATAAACCGtccgaaaggaaagaaaagaaaagtaacagaaaagaaaacagagaatcTATGAAAAAGGATGAGATAAATAGGAATATAAGCCAGAAAAACAGAACAGAAGATAGCAATATTCGAAAAGAAAGTTATAGTCCAGCACCAGCAACAATCATCATAAAAAGTGAAAGACGATCTATATCTCCACATACAGTTAATCGAATTTCACAAAAACGTAGATCATTATCACCAAGATCGCGATCAAGGAAGAAATCACCTAGAAGATCTCCTAGAAGATCACCTAGTAGGCAGTCAAAAAAATCTCAGCGAGAAATAACTAGGTATAGATCGCCTCGAAAGTCTCCAGTACGTTATTCTCCGCGATCACGATCACCTAAGCTTTCATCACGATCAAGATCACCACGATTATCACCACGTAGATCTCCAAATAAGTCTCCAATGAGATCACCTATTAAGAGATGTCTGTCTCCAAGAGGAAGATCTCCGAAACTTTCGCCGCATTCCAGATCTCCTAGACCAATACGTTCACCTAAAATATCCATAACTAAGTCTCCGAAGTTGGCACGATCACGTTCTCCAAAATTTTCGCCATTGAGATTATCTCCTCAATCTAGGTCACCACTAAGATCAAGATCACCTAAAATATCTCCAAGACGAATATCACCCTCGCGTAGATTATCACCTAAATCAAAATCTCCTGGGTTATCCCCTCGAAGAGGATCGTCACGTTTAATGTCACCAAAAATATCACCACGAAGAATGTCACCGCGATCGAGGTCACCAAGATTATCACCACGTAGATCACCATGGTCATCACCTAGAAATTCACCTCGTCTATCTCCTAGACGAAAAAGATCTCCAAGATGGTCGCCTAAAGAACTATCTCGAAAACATGGACCACGATCTATTACTCCAGATGGAACATGTAGTCCATCATATGCCAAGGAATCATCCCCGATAATTAAAAGTAGGATATCTCCAGAAATAAATCGTGTAAAAACAAAACATAAAGAAGAAAGTTTTGAAGATACTACTATGATAGAGAAAGAAACTGCTGACATAATTAATGATCCTGTATTAGAAGCCAGACGAAGAAAATTTGAATCTACAAAGCCCATAGATCCAAttaatgcaaataaaaaaattaaattaaataaaaaagaaaatacaagtaAGAAGGTAGAATTGctagaagaaggagatattcaGACAGGAAATGTAAGAAAAGTTAACAAAATCACAGAGGATTATGATATTCAAGAAACAGATTTATGTTTAGATACTCATTATGAGTTTGAGGAGTTTGAACAAAGTATAGAAAATGCTTCTCCTATTGCTATTACGAGTTCTGTTAATTCATGTTTGGATTTAGAAACTCAAaatccagaaaaagaaagatcctcaaaaaagaagaagaaacgcgaCAAGGAATTGTATCAAgtgggaaaattaaaaaatgaacttCCACTTTCTGAACgtattggaaaagataagaagtGTAAGAAGCGTAAAGATGTTATTTCCGATGGATCAAGTGAGGATATGGATGCCATTTTTGAAGATCTAGTAGTTGATAAAGAAAGTGATTTACGAACGGAATTAAGTAGAAGACGAGCAGAAAGATTAAATAGGACAGTGCCAATTCAATCTGCGAGATTAGTACAGTCTGCTTTTAAGGGAGTTGTTAATGA AGTTGTCAAAAGTAATGCAAAAGTGAATCAAAGACATTTAGTTAAAGCGGATGAAAAAA cTAATCAAAAAGAAGTTCGACGGGTTACGGTTCTTCATAGGTCAATAACTGACATACACGATTCTGAAG AGGAAAGTACTCTAGATTCAAAGGTGCCTGTGCGTTTTAGACTTGGTCTCAATAAACAAGTACAAGATACCAGGGAGTCAAAAGTTTCACGAAAGACATCTAAAAGACAGGGTCGCAAGGTAAAACATAAAATTGATTTGGCCGCAACAAATACAGAACATATTttatag
- the LOC100647430 gene encoding neurofilament heavy polypeptide isoform X3 yields MQLLDLPVTGVNYRFFYNYNLDKMDYRQKMIIPPQQNPKNDDEDDEDLEALRLAALQSLRTKDTVHNKKQPPPQKTISDVIQTSHTSYKGQRPIRRRYFHNQMQQRQNGNLYYQSPRNPNLIAIIPVDERSVLQQTDLACSVEKIVPSIESYSTEVTKFHRFKDNGSGSDEEDNKEQKNTVTKSETVKKDGADNKISTMVENQTETVENLKKAEEDQGGVNDDDDDIIIMADLEEEDSLERLMDEMEREMNVDKPSERKEKKSNRKENRESMKKDEINRNISQKNRTEDSNIRKESYSPAPATIIIKSERRSISPHTVNRISQKRRSLSPRSRSRKKSPRRSPRRSPSRQSKKSQREITRYRSPRKSPVRYSPRSRSPKLSSRSRSPRLSPRRSPNKSPMRSPIKRCLSPRGRSPKLSPHSRSPRPIRSPKISITKSPKLARSRSPKFSPLRLSPQSRSPLRSRSPKISPRRISPSRRLSPKSKSPGLSPRRGSSRLMSPKISPRRMSPRSRSPRLSPRRSPWSSPRNSPRLSPRRKRSPRWSPKELSRKHGPRSITPDGTCSPSYAKESSPIIKSRISPEINRVKTKHKEESFEDTTMIEKETADIINDPVLEARRRKFESTKPIDPINANKKIKLNKKENTSKKVELLEEGDIQTGNVRKVNKITEDYDIQETDLCLDTHYEFEEFEQSIENASPIAITSSVNSCLDLETQNPEKERSSKKKKKRDKELYQVGKLKNELPLSERIGKDKKCKKRKDVISDGSSEDMDAIFEDLVVDKESDLRTELSRRRAERLNRTVPIQSARLVQSAFKGVVNEVVKSNAKVNQRHLVKADEKTNQKEVRRVTVLHRSITDIHDSEEESTLDSKVPVRFRLGLNKQVQDTRESKVSRKTSKRQGRKE; encoded by the exons aTGCAATTGCTGGACCTTCCTGTTACTGGTGTCAACTACAGATTTTTCTACAATTACAACTTGGATAAAATGGATTATCGTCAAAAG ATGATTATACCTCCCCAACAAAATCCAAAGAATGATGATGAGGATGACGAAGATTTGGAAGCTTTAAGACTTGCAGCTCTTCAATCATTAAGGACTAAAGACACTGTACATAATAAAAAGCAGCCCCCACCACAGAAAACTATTTCAGATGTAATACAAACATCTCACACATCATATAAAGGTCAACGACCTATACGAAGAAGATATTTTCATAATCAAATGCAACAGCGACAGAATGGC AATCTATATTATCAAAGTCCACGTAATCCAAATTTGATAGCAATAATTCCTGTAGATGAACGTTCTGTGCTGCAACAAACTGATTTAGCTTGTTCAGTAGAAAAGATTGTTCCCAGTATTGAGTCTTATTCTACAG aagtaACAAAATTTCATCGTTTCAAAGATAATGGAAGTGGTTCTGACGAAGAAGAtaataaagaacaaaaaaaTACAGTTACAAAATCAGAAACTGTTAAGAAAGATGGCGCAGATAATAAAATATCCACAATGGTTGAAAATCAGACAGAAACTGTGGAAAACTTAAAAAAGGCTGAGGAAGATCAAGGTGGAGtcaatgatgatgatgatgatatcATTATAATGGCTGATCTTGAAGAGGAAGATAGCTTAGAGCGCTTAATGGATGAAATGGAAAGAGAAATGAATGTTGATAAACCGtccgaaaggaaagaaaagaaaagtaacagaaaagaaaacagagaatcTATGAAAAAGGATGAGATAAATAGGAATATAAGCCAGAAAAACAGAACAGAAGATAGCAATATTCGAAAAGAAAGTTATAGTCCAGCACCAGCAACAATCATCATAAAAAGTGAAAGACGATCTATATCTCCACATACAGTTAATCGAATTTCACAAAAACGTAGATCATTATCACCAAGATCGCGATCAAGGAAGAAATCACCTAGAAGATCTCCTAGAAGATCACCTAGTAGGCAGTCAAAAAAATCTCAGCGAGAAATAACTAGGTATAGATCGCCTCGAAAGTCTCCAGTACGTTATTCTCCGCGATCACGATCACCTAAGCTTTCATCACGATCAAGATCACCACGATTATCACCACGTAGATCTCCAAATAAGTCTCCAATGAGATCACCTATTAAGAGATGTCTGTCTCCAAGAGGAAGATCTCCGAAACTTTCGCCGCATTCCAGATCTCCTAGACCAATACGTTCACCTAAAATATCCATAACTAAGTCTCCGAAGTTGGCACGATCACGTTCTCCAAAATTTTCGCCATTGAGATTATCTCCTCAATCTAGGTCACCACTAAGATCAAGATCACCTAAAATATCTCCAAGACGAATATCACCCTCGCGTAGATTATCACCTAAATCAAAATCTCCTGGGTTATCCCCTCGAAGAGGATCGTCACGTTTAATGTCACCAAAAATATCACCACGAAGAATGTCACCGCGATCGAGGTCACCAAGATTATCACCACGTAGATCACCATGGTCATCACCTAGAAATTCACCTCGTCTATCTCCTAGACGAAAAAGATCTCCAAGATGGTCGCCTAAAGAACTATCTCGAAAACATGGACCACGATCTATTACTCCAGATGGAACATGTAGTCCATCATATGCCAAGGAATCATCCCCGATAATTAAAAGTAGGATATCTCCAGAAATAAATCGTGTAAAAACAAAACATAAAGAAGAAAGTTTTGAAGATACTACTATGATAGAGAAAGAAACTGCTGACATAATTAATGATCCTGTATTAGAAGCCAGACGAAGAAAATTTGAATCTACAAAGCCCATAGATCCAAttaatgcaaataaaaaaattaaattaaataaaaaagaaaatacaagtaAGAAGGTAGAATTGctagaagaaggagatattcaGACAGGAAATGTAAGAAAAGTTAACAAAATCACAGAGGATTATGATATTCAAGAAACAGATTTATGTTTAGATACTCATTATGAGTTTGAGGAGTTTGAACAAAGTATAGAAAATGCTTCTCCTATTGCTATTACGAGTTCTGTTAATTCATGTTTGGATTTAGAAACTCAAaatccagaaaaagaaagatcctcaaaaaagaagaagaaacgcgaCAAGGAATTGTATCAAgtgggaaaattaaaaaatgaacttCCACTTTCTGAACgtattggaaaagataagaagtGTAAGAAGCGTAAAGATGTTATTTCCGATGGATCAAGTGAGGATATGGATGCCATTTTTGAAGATCTAGTAGTTGATAAAGAAAGTGATTTACGAACGGAATTAAGTAGAAGACGAGCAGAAAGATTAAATAGGACAGTGCCAATTCAATCTGCGAGATTAGTACAGTCTGCTTTTAAGGGAGTTGTTAATGA AGTTGTCAAAAGTAATGCAAAAGTGAATCAAAGACATTTAGTTAAAGCGGATGAAAAAA cTAATCAAAAAGAAGTTCGACGGGTTACGGTTCTTCATAGGTCAATAACTGACATACACGATTCTGAAG AGGAAAGTACTCTAGATTCAAAGGTGCCTGTGCGTTTTAGACTTGGTCTCAATAAACAAGTACAAGATACCAGGGAGTCAAAAGTTTCACGAAAGACATCTAAAAGACAGGGTCGCAAG gaATAG